One window of Agromyces rhizosphaerae genomic DNA carries:
- a CDS encoding TetR/AcrR family transcriptional regulator, whose translation MPTPERTSTEQVVAEARRILEQRGADGLSMQAVAAAVGVKAPSLYKRVASRDDLLRLALEATALELGDRLDRALAGAPADARGALAAVADATRAYAAEVPVAFGLLFGALPEAARPRPEVLASASTAVLALGRRLAGPDHELAAARTITAWMTGFVGMQRAGAFRLGGDVEEAWRFGVDALGAALEARRT comes from the coding sequence GTGCCCACTCCCGAGCGCACGTCCACCGAGCAGGTCGTCGCTGAGGCCCGCCGCATCCTCGAGCAGCGCGGGGCCGACGGGCTCTCCATGCAGGCGGTCGCTGCGGCGGTCGGCGTGAAGGCGCCGTCGCTGTACAAGCGGGTCGCGAGTCGCGACGACCTGCTGCGGCTCGCGCTCGAGGCCACGGCGCTCGAGCTCGGCGATCGGCTCGACCGCGCGCTCGCGGGTGCTCCGGCCGACGCGCGTGGCGCCCTTGCGGCAGTGGCCGACGCGACTCGCGCCTACGCTGCGGAGGTCCCGGTCGCGTTCGGCCTGCTCTTCGGGGCACTGCCGGAGGCCGCCCGCCCGCGTCCCGAGGTACTCGCGAGTGCCAGTACGGCGGTGCTCGCACTCGGGCGCCGGCTTGCCGGGCCCGATCATGAACTCGCCGCCGCCCGCACGATCACCGCCTGGATGACGGGGTTCGTGGGCATGCAGCGCGCCGGCGCGTTCCGGCTCGGCGGCGACGTCGAGGAGGCGTGGCGGTTCGGCGTGGATGCGCTCGGTGCGGCGTTGGAGGCGCGGCGCACCTGA